A single region of the Marinobacter salinus genome encodes:
- the plsY gene encoding glycerol-3-phosphate 1-O-acyltransferase PlsY, giving the protein MNLPSDPVVTVLLCAAAYLAGSVLFAMPVCRLWKLPDPRAQGSGNPGATNVYRTGGWKPALATLALDAAKGWLPVWLAHAAGLSVMVQAVVALFAVTGHMIPAFYRFKGGKGVATALGAGLALAPVTTLLLAVIWIAVMWRWRISALASLIAVISGPIISAFIEPETLPLFGLLALLIVVRHRNNLIRLAQGRETGL; this is encoded by the coding sequence ATGAATTTGCCCAGCGACCCGGTCGTTACCGTTCTGCTTTGCGCTGCCGCCTACCTGGCCGGCTCAGTGTTGTTTGCCATGCCGGTGTGTCGCCTATGGAAGCTCCCCGACCCACGTGCCCAGGGCTCGGGCAACCCCGGGGCAACCAACGTCTACCGGACAGGGGGCTGGAAACCCGCCCTGGCAACTCTGGCTCTGGATGCGGCCAAGGGCTGGCTGCCAGTCTGGCTGGCCCACGCAGCCGGGCTTTCGGTAATGGTCCAGGCCGTCGTGGCCCTGTTTGCCGTAACCGGACACATGATCCCAGCCTTTTACCGTTTCAAGGGCGGCAAGGGCGTGGCGACGGCTCTCGGAGCAGGCCTGGCACTGGCACCCGTAACAACTCTGTTATTGGCGGTAATATGGATAGCCGTGATGTGGCGGTGGCGCATCTCAGCGCTGGCGTCACTCATAGCGGTAATCAGTGGCCCGATAATCAGCGCATTCATTGAACCGGAAACCTTGCCTCTTTTCGGGCTACTGGCACTGCTGATTGTGGTTCGACATCGCAACAACCTGATACGACTGGCCCAGGGCCGGGAAACGGGGCTCTAA
- a CDS encoding PEP-CTERM sorting domain-containing protein, whose product MSGFLKTVVLAATISWVGSASALVIGGVEVGGVDTLLGETSDLNQNPTGSCGTGGNPTAELCWINNVLSSLGESSTTYGTKTETQSYGFVTGDTTKIGFALSSPTQYFLIKNSTWYGLFENKDSLDWAVIDTIGIAQGFNLPSDEYTISHVAPIGGTFDVPEPATMALLGTGLFLMGLRRRFLKS is encoded by the coding sequence ATGAGTGGTTTTTTGAAAACGGTTGTTTTAGCAGCAACGATTTCCTGGGTTGGTTCGGCCTCGGCTTTGGTTATAGGTGGAGTTGAAGTAGGGGGAGTTGATACCCTACTGGGAGAAACCAGCGATTTGAACCAAAACCCGACGGGTTCCTGTGGGACTGGCGGCAATCCTACCGCCGAGCTGTGCTGGATTAATAACGTGTTGAGCAGCCTGGGTGAAAGCTCCACAACCTATGGCACCAAGACCGAAACTCAATCCTATGGTTTTGTTACTGGTGATACGACCAAGATCGGATTTGCGCTGTCGAGCCCTACCCAGTACTTCCTTATCAAGAATTCAACATGGTACGGGCTTTTTGAAAACAAAGATTCTTTGGACTGGGCTGTGATCGACACCATAGGGATCGCTCAGGGTTTTAACCTGCCTTCTGATGAATACACGATCAGCCATGTTGCACCGATCGGTGGCACGTTCGATGTGCCCGAACCTGCGACAATGGCGCTCTTGGGAACCGGTCTGTTTTTGATGGGATTGAGGCGTAGATTCTTGAAGTCTTAA
- a CDS encoding dihydroneopterin aldolase produces MSDSVLIEGLAVETVVGVYDWEREVDQRLMVDLEMAWDNRVPGASDDVRDALDYAAVSARVVACLQALKPRLLEHGAEALATDLQDAFGIAWLRLTLKKPGAVPEAQWVGVRIERGAR; encoded by the coding sequence TTGTCAGACAGTGTGCTCATTGAAGGACTGGCAGTGGAGACCGTTGTCGGTGTCTATGACTGGGAGCGTGAGGTTGACCAGCGCCTGATGGTAGATCTGGAAATGGCATGGGACAATCGTGTTCCCGGCGCCTCGGACGATGTGAGAGACGCTCTCGATTATGCGGCTGTCAGTGCCCGGGTCGTTGCTTGCCTGCAGGCACTCAAGCCACGGTTGCTGGAACACGGAGCGGAAGCTCTGGCGACAGACTTGCAGGATGCGTTTGGCATCGCCTGGCTGAGGCTGACGCTCAAAAAGCCCGGTGCTGTGCCGGAGGCGCAGTGGGTCGGTGTCCGAATCGAAAGAGGGGCACGTTGA
- the rpoD gene encoding RNA polymerase sigma factor RpoD gives MSGNSQKSRLKDLIARGKEQGYLTYAEVNDHLPEDIADPDQVEDIIRMINDMGIQVSEVAPDADTLLMTDGDSTADEAAAAEAAAALAAVESDAGRTTDPVRMYMREMGTVELLTREGEIVIAKRIEEGIRDVMAAVAHFPGTAGTVAQAYDRIIENEGRISDIVTGFLDPDDAEPFMGEETPKESSSSSDSDDDDDSEEEETESGPDPEETRLRFELLREKLDAANEALSKYGRSDKRTQVALNELGQVFAPFKLANKAFDELVNVVRSTNDAVRENERSIMRICIRDCKMPRKEFIKSFPGNEVNLDWSDKIAKSKKPYAAAISERLDEIVRLQKRIQNVQNEVDLDVADIKEINRRVSIGEAKARRAKKEMVEANLRLVISIAKKYTNRGLQFLDLIQEGNIGLMKAVDKFEYRRGYKFSTYATWWIRQAITRSIADQARTIRIPVHMIETINKLNRISRQMLQEMGREPTPEELGERMEMPEDKIRKVLKIAKEPISMETPIGDDEDSHLGDFIEDIQALSPVDSATAEGLRESTRTVLAGLTARESKVLRMRFGIEMNTDHTLEEVGKQFDVTRERIRQIEAKALRKLRHPSRSDHLRGFIDDQGNQS, from the coding sequence ATGTCAGGCAATTCGCAGAAATCCCGTTTGAAAGACCTCATTGCACGAGGCAAAGAACAAGGTTACCTGACTTACGCCGAGGTAAACGATCACCTCCCGGAAGACATCGCCGACCCGGATCAGGTCGAAGACATCATTCGAATGATCAACGACATGGGCATCCAGGTATCTGAAGTTGCGCCGGATGCAGACACACTCCTGATGACGGATGGTGACTCCACTGCAGATGAAGCCGCCGCCGCAGAGGCTGCCGCAGCGCTTGCAGCCGTTGAGTCTGACGCAGGGCGCACCACCGACCCCGTGCGCATGTACATGCGCGAAATGGGTACCGTGGAACTGCTGACCCGCGAAGGCGAAATCGTGATTGCCAAACGCATCGAGGAAGGTATCCGCGATGTCATGGCGGCTGTCGCTCATTTCCCGGGAACCGCTGGGACCGTAGCTCAGGCTTACGACCGGATCATCGAAAACGAAGGTCGCATCAGCGATATCGTGACCGGCTTCCTGGACCCGGACGATGCCGAGCCGTTTATGGGCGAGGAAACGCCTAAGGAGAGCTCCAGCAGCTCAGACTCGGACGACGATGACGACTCCGAAGAGGAAGAAACCGAGAGCGGCCCGGATCCCGAAGAGACTCGTCTCCGATTCGAGCTTCTGAGGGAAAAGCTGGATGCCGCCAATGAGGCGCTGAGTAAGTATGGCCGCTCTGACAAGAGAACCCAGGTTGCACTGAACGAACTGGGCCAGGTCTTCGCTCCGTTCAAACTGGCCAACAAAGCCTTCGATGAACTGGTCAACGTGGTGCGATCCACCAACGACGCAGTGCGGGAGAATGAACGCTCCATCATGCGCATCTGCATCCGTGACTGCAAAATGCCGCGCAAGGAATTCATCAAGTCTTTCCCTGGCAACGAAGTGAACCTGGACTGGTCCGACAAGATTGCCAAAAGCAAAAAGCCTTATGCTGCAGCTATCTCCGAGCGTCTGGATGAAATCGTTCGCCTGCAGAAGCGGATTCAGAACGTTCAGAATGAAGTGGATTTGGACGTCGCTGACATCAAGGAAATCAACCGCCGGGTGTCCATCGGCGAAGCCAAGGCCCGCCGCGCCAAGAAAGAAATGGTCGAGGCCAACCTGCGCCTGGTTATTTCTATCGCCAAGAAATACACCAATCGCGGACTCCAGTTCCTGGACCTTATCCAGGAAGGCAACATCGGTCTGATGAAGGCCGTCGACAAGTTTGAATACCGTCGCGGCTATAAGTTCTCAACCTATGCCACCTGGTGGATTCGTCAGGCCATTACGCGCTCAATCGCGGACCAGGCCAGAACGATCCGTATTCCGGTACACATGATTGAAACCATCAACAAGCTCAACCGGATCTCCCGACAGATGCTGCAGGAGATGGGCCGCGAGCCTACCCCGGAAGAGCTGGGTGAGCGGATGGAAATGCCGGAGGACAAAATCCGGAAAGTCCTGAAGATCGCCAAAGAGCCGATTTCCATGGAAACTCCGATCGGTGACGACGAAGACAGCCATTTGGGTGATTTCATCGAAGACATCCAGGCGCTGTCCCCTGTGGACTCAGCAACCGCCGAAGGCCTCCGCGAATCCACCCGCACCGTGCTGGCGGGCCTGACCGCCCGGGAGTCCAAGGTGTTGCGCATGCGTTTCGGTATTGAAATGAATACCGATCACACCCTGGAAGAAGTCGGGAAGCAATTCGACGTCACCCGGGAGCGTATTCGCCAGATCGAAGCCAAGGCTCTGCGCAAGCTGCGCCACCCATCCCGCTCCGATCACCTGCGCGGCTTCATTGACGACCAGGGCAATCAGAGTTAA
- a CDS encoding outer membrane protein transport protein, which produces MTYRTKSSASTTIDSNIIVTQTIPDPGLSLAVSTIDSFQPETLVVAAQYRGQGWRVGGSIEQQNWSELEDEFASDTIKDQQSTASGSRIQFDDILVPRLGAEYELNRNFAVRTGLASEESPLKSTRRRGHPFFPRRNRRGNRPPEQDSVHRCQQSRFLYSDQN; this is translated from the coding sequence GTGACTTACCGAACCAAATCATCGGCCTCTACCACTATTGATTCCAACATTATCGTCACCCAGACCATTCCAGACCCCGGTTTGAGTTTGGCGGTTTCCACCATCGACTCCTTCCAGCCCGAAACCCTCGTGGTTGCTGCCCAGTATAGGGGGCAAGGCTGGCGCGTTGGGGGCAGCATCGAACAGCAGAACTGGTCCGAACTGGAAGACGAGTTCGCCAGCGATACCATCAAGGACCAGCAGTCTACCGCCAGCGGTAGTCGTATCCAGTTCGATGACATTCTGGTTCCGCGGCTTGGTGCGGAATATGAACTGAACAGGAACTTCGCAGTCCGCACCGGTCTCGCCTCCGAGGAATCGCCCCTCAAGTCCACACGCAGACGTGGTCATCCGTTTTTCCCACGTCGTAACAGACGAGGAAACAGACCTCCAGAACAAGATTCTGTTCACCGATGCCAGCAATCCCGTTTCCTTTACAGTGACCAGAATTGA
- the folK gene encoding 2-amino-4-hydroxy-6-hydroxymethyldihydropteridine diphosphokinase gives MAGRVKVYLSIGSNVDRERYVSAALDALGEWFGELEISPVYESEAVGFDGSPFLNLVVGVTTDASVGELSRRFKRLEAENGRRRNVPKFSARTLDLDILTYGDAIGQIDGVELPRGEILKNAFVLRPLADIAPEVLHPVCGQSYGELWQEYSADQRLWPVNFRWQGRQISLSAG, from the coding sequence ATGGCTGGCCGGGTTAAGGTCTACCTCAGTATCGGCAGCAACGTCGACCGGGAGCGTTATGTCTCGGCGGCGCTGGATGCGCTCGGTGAATGGTTCGGCGAACTTGAGATTTCACCGGTCTATGAGAGCGAGGCGGTCGGGTTTGACGGCTCGCCTTTTCTGAACCTGGTTGTGGGTGTAACCACTGATGCGTCGGTTGGTGAATTGTCCCGGCGGTTCAAGAGGCTGGAGGCGGAAAACGGGCGACGCAGGAACGTGCCGAAGTTCAGTGCCCGAACCTTGGATCTGGACATCCTCACGTACGGGGATGCGATCGGGCAGATCGACGGTGTAGAGTTGCCGCGGGGAGAAATTCTGAAGAATGCGTTCGTACTTCGCCCGCTTGCCGATATCGCGCCGGAGGTTCTCCATCCTGTGTGCGGACAGTCCTATGGTGAGCTCTGGCAGGAGTATAGTGCCGACCAGAGGCTCTGGCCGGTCAACTTTCGCTGGCAGGGACGACAGATCTCTCTATCGGCGGGCTGA
- the dnaG gene encoding DNA primase — protein MSGLIPQRFVEDLLDRVDLAELIGSRITLKKAGANYKACCPFHDEKTPSFNVRPDKGFYHCFGCGAHGDAISFIREFEGLGFTEAVEELARRAGLEVPYDRAAKQEMQQARTLTDALDFANRFYQSALRNQHGAFARDYLEQRGLDDTIIQQYQIGYAPATGTALFEAASKDLQGPLLETGTVSDKYGRPRDLFRNRVMFPIRNSRGKTIAFGGRTLGDDKAKYINSPESDVFHKSREIYGLFEAKQSLKQLDKLLVVEGYMDVIALAQHGIHFAVATLGTATNQDSLTALLKQVRHIVFCFDGDQAGFRAADRAMDNALELMADGLHLQFLMLPQGEDPDTLVRKEGPDAFQKRIDGATPLSRYLFDRQSEGLDLQLPENRGELRARVEPLLNKMPRCTLRDAMWHEMLRLCGGRNQWQNRDQQKRGKWSGERRDRVNEERIDVKLSKDSILCLALLEAPDLATEVTELAKGSRQFSQARNFASWILEREARDRKTLVRCLALDNQAREQFYHLFDGIEHIPARESTLAAARELLSPNEEASRQQRMAALLRNLSNLTTEEREELKALSSGTQE, from the coding sequence ATGAGCGGACTGATCCCTCAACGTTTCGTTGAAGACCTGCTTGATCGCGTCGATCTGGCAGAGCTGATCGGTTCACGCATAACACTCAAGAAAGCCGGCGCCAACTACAAGGCTTGCTGTCCGTTTCACGACGAAAAGACGCCATCTTTCAATGTGAGACCGGACAAGGGCTTTTATCACTGTTTTGGCTGCGGCGCCCATGGCGATGCCATCAGCTTCATCCGGGAATTCGAAGGGCTGGGCTTCACCGAAGCAGTAGAGGAACTGGCAAGGCGGGCCGGCCTGGAGGTGCCCTACGACCGGGCAGCCAAACAGGAAATGCAGCAGGCAAGAACACTGACGGATGCGCTGGATTTCGCCAACCGGTTTTATCAGTCAGCTCTGCGCAACCAACATGGCGCCTTCGCCCGGGATTATCTGGAGCAAAGGGGACTGGATGACACAATTATCCAGCAGTACCAGATTGGTTACGCTCCAGCGACCGGAACAGCACTGTTCGAGGCCGCCAGCAAGGATTTGCAGGGCCCGCTGCTTGAAACCGGAACGGTGTCAGACAAATACGGCCGCCCGAGAGACCTGTTCCGGAACCGGGTCATGTTCCCCATCCGCAACAGCCGGGGAAAAACGATTGCGTTTGGCGGACGCACGCTCGGGGACGACAAAGCCAAATACATCAACTCGCCGGAGTCTGATGTATTTCACAAGAGCCGAGAGATCTATGGCCTATTTGAGGCCAAGCAGTCCCTGAAGCAGCTCGACAAGCTGCTCGTTGTAGAAGGTTACATGGACGTGATTGCCCTTGCCCAACACGGCATTCACTTCGCGGTCGCAACACTGGGCACAGCAACAAATCAGGACAGCCTGACAGCACTGCTGAAACAGGTCAGACACATCGTGTTCTGTTTTGACGGAGATCAGGCCGGCTTCAGAGCGGCAGACAGAGCAATGGACAATGCCCTGGAACTGATGGCTGACGGGCTGCACCTGCAGTTTCTGATGCTGCCACAGGGTGAAGACCCGGACACACTGGTTCGCAAGGAAGGCCCGGATGCGTTTCAGAAGCGGATTGACGGCGCCACACCACTGTCGAGATATCTGTTTGACCGGCAGAGCGAGGGTCTGGACCTGCAACTACCGGAAAATCGGGGCGAGCTGAGGGCGCGGGTCGAGCCACTGCTCAACAAAATGCCAAGGTGCACCCTCAGGGATGCAATGTGGCATGAAATGCTGCGCTTGTGCGGCGGGCGGAACCAGTGGCAGAACCGCGACCAGCAAAAGCGAGGCAAATGGAGCGGCGAGCGCCGCGACCGGGTCAATGAAGAGCGCATTGATGTAAAGCTCAGCAAGGACAGCATCTTATGCCTGGCCCTGCTGGAAGCCCCTGACCTGGCAACCGAAGTGACAGAGCTTGCGAAAGGATCACGTCAGTTCAGCCAGGCGCGAAACTTCGCCAGCTGGATTCTCGAACGGGAAGCTCGAGACAGGAAGACGCTGGTACGTTGCCTGGCACTGGATAACCAGGCCCGGGAGCAGTTCTACCACTTGTTCGACGGAATCGAGCATATCCCCGCGAGGGAGAGCACACTAGCCGCCGCCCGTGAATTGCTGAGCCCGAACGAAGAGGCTTCACGGCAACAACGGATGGCCGCACTGTTACGAAATCTTTCGAACCTCACGACCGAGGAACGAGAAGAGCTGAAAGCACTGAGTAGTGGCACTCAGGAATAA
- the rpsU gene encoding 30S ribosomal protein S21: MPAVKVKENEPFDVALRRFKRSCEKAGVLSEVRRREHYEKPTAVRKRKAAAAVKRHLKKLQREQRKFERLY; encoded by the coding sequence ATGCCAGCTGTTAAAGTGAAAGAGAATGAACCGTTTGACGTAGCACTGCGTCGCTTCAAGCGTTCCTGCGAAAAAGCAGGCGTACTTTCAGAAGTACGTCGTCGTGAGCACTACGAGAAGCCGACCGCTGTCCGTAAGCGCAAAGCAGCCGCTGCCGTTAAGCGTCATCTCAAGAAGCTTCAGCGGGAACAGCGCAAGTTCGAGCGTCTGTACTAA
- a CDS encoding molybdopterin-dependent oxidoreductase, which yields MENGIHYRTCHLCEAMCGVAIEMKDGHIASIKGDADDPLSHGHICPKAVALQDLHEDPERLRKPVRRTRNGWQEMEWNDAFELVARRLHQTREDFGRNSIGVYLGNPNVHNHGSLVATMPFLRALGSQNRFSATSNDQLPHMLASLEMFGHQILFPIPDIDNTDLFICIGANPMASNGSLMTVPDFRGRIKGLKSRGGQLVVVDPRRTETGKLAEEFHFIRPGTDALLLMAMVHTLFAEDLIDLGPAERLAKDADLLRLASLRFSPEAVSQHTGIAAEDVRALARKLANTRKAALYTRMGTSTQAFGGIATWLAYCLNILTGKLDMPGGLLFTQPAIDLVALGAISGQSGHFGKRHSRVRGLPEFAGEYPASTMADEILTPGEGQIRAFVTVAGNPVLSSPNGRRLDEAFSSLDFMVSVDYYLNETTRHADVILPPTAALERSHYDLIFSMFAVRNVAKYSDALFDAGPDTRHDWEILLELAHRLEKQRKGGRLPIRSELGWQAFKQVGPDPILDILLRTGPYGADVGRIRGLTQPAIDLVMDILPDGHPLKGMAKLSPLNRRWQGLPKGLSLPALRDNPNGVDLGPLQPSLPERLFTRDSKINLAPRCYLRDLDRLHEQLEQPVKDDLLLIGRRHVRSNNSWMHNSQRLVKGKGRCTLMIHPRDASRLGLQASDSARISAQDRKIILPVEITEDLMPGVVSIPHGWGHDRPGTGQSIAAAHAGASINDILSDEQIDPLVGTSVLNGQSVTVKVWRPERQRKRA from the coding sequence ATGGAAAACGGCATTCATTACCGCACCTGTCATCTTTGCGAAGCCATGTGCGGCGTCGCCATAGAGATGAAAGACGGACACATTGCGTCCATCAAGGGTGACGCGGATGATCCGTTAAGCCATGGGCATATCTGCCCCAAGGCGGTGGCACTGCAAGACCTCCACGAAGACCCGGAACGGCTCAGGAAGCCCGTTCGTCGAACCCGCAACGGATGGCAGGAAATGGAGTGGAACGATGCCTTTGAGCTGGTTGCACGGAGGCTGCATCAGACTCGCGAGGACTTCGGCCGCAACAGTATTGGCGTCTACCTGGGCAATCCCAATGTCCATAACCACGGTTCACTGGTCGCTACCATGCCGTTTCTAAGAGCCCTAGGCAGCCAAAACCGGTTCTCAGCCACCTCCAATGACCAACTACCGCACATGCTGGCAAGCCTGGAGATGTTCGGGCATCAGATCCTGTTCCCGATTCCTGACATCGACAACACCGACCTCTTTATCTGTATCGGTGCCAATCCGATGGCATCCAACGGCAGCCTCATGACCGTTCCCGACTTTCGCGGCCGCATCAAGGGCCTCAAAAGCCGCGGTGGACAACTGGTTGTGGTGGATCCGCGCCGCACAGAAACCGGAAAACTCGCCGAAGAATTCCATTTTATCCGGCCCGGCACCGATGCACTATTGCTGATGGCCATGGTACATACCCTCTTCGCAGAGGATCTGATTGACCTCGGCCCAGCGGAACGTCTGGCCAAAGATGCAGATCTGCTGCGACTGGCTTCTCTGAGATTTTCACCGGAGGCCGTCAGCCAGCACACCGGCATTGCGGCTGAAGACGTCCGCGCGCTGGCCCGAAAGCTGGCAAATACCCGCAAGGCGGCCCTTTACACGCGTATGGGCACTAGCACCCAGGCTTTTGGTGGCATCGCAACCTGGTTAGCCTATTGCCTGAACATTCTTACCGGCAAACTGGATATGCCCGGGGGACTGCTGTTTACCCAGCCCGCTATTGACCTGGTGGCGCTGGGGGCCATCTCTGGCCAGAGCGGCCATTTTGGCAAGCGCCACAGCCGGGTCAGGGGGTTGCCCGAGTTCGCCGGCGAGTACCCTGCCAGTACCATGGCCGATGAAATCCTGACACCGGGAGAAGGCCAGATCCGCGCCTTTGTGACCGTGGCAGGCAACCCAGTGCTTTCGAGCCCCAATGGACGACGCCTTGACGAGGCCTTCAGCAGCCTCGATTTCATGGTATCCGTGGACTATTACCTCAACGAAACCACCCGCCATGCAGACGTGATACTGCCGCCAACAGCAGCGCTTGAGCGCAGTCACTATGACCTGATCTTCAGCATGTTCGCCGTACGCAACGTTGCCAAGTACAGTGACGCGCTGTTCGACGCCGGACCCGATACCCGCCACGACTGGGAAATACTGCTGGAGCTTGCCCACAGACTCGAAAAACAACGTAAGGGCGGCCGATTGCCTATCCGATCCGAGCTTGGCTGGCAAGCCTTCAAACAGGTCGGCCCTGACCCGATCCTGGACATTCTCCTCAGGACAGGCCCCTATGGTGCCGATGTTGGCCGGATTCGGGGGCTGACTCAGCCGGCCATCGACCTGGTCATGGACATTCTGCCCGATGGTCACCCGCTTAAGGGTATGGCAAAACTGAGCCCATTGAACCGGCGTTGGCAGGGGCTCCCGAAAGGGTTGTCCCTGCCCGCACTCAGGGACAACCCAAATGGAGTGGACCTCGGCCCCCTGCAACCGTCGCTGCCTGAACGTCTTTTCACCCGGGACAGCAAGATCAATCTGGCACCCCGATGCTACCTGCGGGACCTGGACCGCCTGCATGAGCAGCTCGAACAACCGGTTAAAGATGACTTGCTTCTTATTGGGAGGCGGCATGTTCGCAGTAACAATTCCTGGATGCATAACAGCCAACGCCTGGTCAAAGGCAAGGGCCGATGCACACTGATGATCCATCCCCGGGATGCCAGCAGACTGGGCTTGCAGGCGAGCGATTCTGCCCGGATAAGTGCACAGGACAGAAAGATAATACTGCCGGTGGAGATAACAGAAGACCTGATGCCTGGTGTCGTATCGATACCTCACGGCTGGGGGCATGACCGCCCGGGAACGGGTCAGTCGATTGCCGCAGCTCATGCCGGAGCCAGTATCAATGATATCCTGAGCGACGAGCAGATTGATCCGTTGGTGGGCA
- the tsaD gene encoding tRNA (adenosine(37)-N6)-threonylcarbamoyltransferase complex transferase subunit TsaD: MLILGIETSCDETGVALFDSDLGLLAHALFSQVDMHADYGGVVPELASRDHVRKLLPLCDQVLAEAGKTRQDIDGIAYTAGPGLVGALMVGGAVAHALGFALGIPVLGVHHMEGHLLAPMLEDNPPGFPFVALLVSGGHTQLVRVDGIGEYEMLGESVDDAAGEAFDKAAKMLGLDYPGGPRVAALAEAGTAGRYRFPRPMTDRPGLDFSFSGLKTFTLNTVNAARKAGELNDQTRADIALAFESAVVDTLAIKCRRALEQTGCERLVIAGGVSANKRLREGLEKMAVKLKAVVFYARPEFCTDNGAMIAYAGAQRLLAGQQDGERIAAVPRWPMNTLPAVGESRLSGLAD, encoded by the coding sequence ATGCTGATTCTCGGTATTGAAACCTCTTGCGACGAAACTGGCGTGGCGCTGTTCGACAGCGACCTCGGGCTGCTCGCCCACGCTTTGTTCAGCCAGGTTGATATGCATGCGGATTATGGTGGAGTTGTGCCAGAGCTGGCATCCCGGGACCATGTCCGGAAGCTCCTCCCTCTGTGTGACCAGGTTCTGGCAGAGGCCGGCAAGACCCGACAGGATATCGATGGTATTGCGTACACGGCCGGTCCGGGTCTTGTCGGGGCTCTGATGGTCGGGGGGGCAGTCGCCCATGCATTGGGGTTTGCGCTGGGGATACCGGTGCTGGGTGTTCATCACATGGAGGGGCACTTGCTGGCTCCTATGCTGGAGGACAATCCGCCGGGCTTTCCGTTTGTAGCGTTACTGGTTTCCGGTGGTCATACGCAGTTGGTACGGGTCGACGGCATCGGCGAGTATGAAATGCTTGGCGAGTCCGTGGATGATGCGGCGGGCGAGGCTTTCGACAAAGCCGCGAAGATGCTGGGGCTTGATTACCCGGGCGGGCCCAGGGTGGCCGCCCTTGCCGAAGCGGGCACGGCTGGACGCTACCGCTTCCCGCGACCAATGACGGACCGCCCGGGTCTTGATTTCAGCTTTAGCGGCCTGAAAACGTTCACCCTGAATACGGTGAATGCTGCCCGGAAGGCGGGTGAACTGAATGACCAGACTCGTGCCGATATCGCCCTGGCGTTTGAGTCTGCGGTTGTTGACACACTTGCGATCAAGTGCCGCCGTGCTCTTGAGCAGACGGGCTGCGAACGCCTTGTGATCGCGGGCGGAGTTAGCGCCAATAAGCGACTCCGCGAGGGACTGGAAAAAATGGCGGTAAAACTGAAGGCGGTTGTATTTTATGCCCGGCCTGAGTTCTGCACAGACAACGGCGCCATGATCGCTTATGCCGGCGCACAACGCCTTCTGGCCGGGCAGCAGGACGGCGAGCGGATTGCCGCGGTGCCCCGCTGGCCCATGAACACGCTACCTGCGGTCGGTGAGTCTCGGTTATCCGGACTGGCGGATTAG